The Alnus glutinosa chromosome 1, dhAlnGlut1.1, whole genome shotgun sequence region GGTATTTAATGAAGATATTGACTTATTGATGGATGCAAGTCCATGGCTATGATAAAAGACGACTTATTATCTAACATATGTGTATCTGGATTTAGCAAATGGCAGAGTCTGATTCCTCCGGCTGATTACGAGTATTTTCACAGGGCTTTGTTAAGTTAACTCTGATTTCATGAGGCCTCTTGGATGATTAGTTTGATCAGTTTTTAGGTTGCATTGCAGCTGAACTAACTTTCCCCTTAATTATTCATTATCTATATGTTGAAGTCTAGCTAATGACTATAAGTTGACGGACATTGACGGGTGATGTTGGGTTTATACTGCTGGATATTTGTCAAAGTATCAGAGATTTTGCGTTGATGTCTGTTTTTTTCTCCTTGAGCCAGAATATTTTCATATAGTAATTAGATGGTGTAATGCTTTTCTCTGGgtgtatacatatatagatTGGATATTTCTTTGCCTTTGCAGGAATTGAACTTACAAGATGGTACTGTGTTAAAAAAATTCCTATTTGTTGTTGGAGACAGCATATTGATTATATGGAGTACTTCACGTCCAGTGAATTCTATCAAGTGTTTCTGATTATCAAGCTGTGCATGTTCAGGTTGTTAATGGGAAGAACCAAGGATATGGGCTTCCAGCTGATATATGGAGCCTTGGATGCACTGTATTGGAGATGTTGACAAGTCAGATTCCATATTCGGGTTTGGAAGGGGTGCGTGTcatgctcttcttctttttcttctgcttGATGTTTATTGTTATGGTGATGCTGATGCCGTTTATAGATTGTAAAGCGTAACGTTCTCTTCTACTTTTGTAATAATACTTGTTTTGGATACTTTCGAGAAAATTTTATGGTATTTAACACATTCAATACAAAAGGtcaatttttgttatatatgtagttttattttcttttatataatttttgtaaaacCCTTGAGTGGAACCTGCAAGACATTCTACACCTGTTTAAATGCAATTTATCGTTGCACAACCGTTGGTGTTGGGTTAAAATTATCCTCTTCTGTGACTTGGCAGATGGCAGCGTTGTTTAAAATTGGAAAGGGTGAACCACCTCCTGTTGCTGATTCTCTCTCAAGAGATGCAAGGGATTTTGTCCTGCAGTGCCTTCAAGCAAAGGCCCGTGATCGTCCTACTGCTGCTCGACTCTTGGACCATCCATTTGTAAAGAGGCCACTTTCCACATCCTCAGGCTCAGGCTCGGGGCGTTGAAATACTTTTCTTGGCTAAATCCATGAAGAGAATGAGGTAAAAgttatatttatttcatatcTTTGTGTAGCTGCTCTTTCTACCTGACACTCCATGGCAGTGTAGATGTAAAATTGAGAATGAACGGTACCTTATGCATGCTGTTGGAACCTGGATAATTCCAGGAAGACATGAGAAGCCCAAGATACTTGAAATTATCTTTTAATCTTTTATGTTTAGACACTTTTGAATACATATCAGACATGACAGTCTTAGCTGGGCAGGAGGTTTTAAATTGTCTTGTCATTGTTAGTTGGATTGGACTTTGTTAAgctgttaaaaaacaaaaacctgtCTAAGATCGTTTACTCATAGTTTTTCCCATATTTCTGTCCCTGAACTTGCATATAATTTTCACATTCTGGGCAAGTTCAAACAttttgattcatctaaaaaaaaagttgaaatcaCTGATGCATTATCTTTGCTTTTGACCGCAGTGCCTTCCGTCTCTAGACGTGCAAGCATTTTTTTCATGTTGCATCCTCAAGTTGGTGAAGTGTTCTGGACTCGATGTTGCAGCCACCAAATATTTCTTGTGCTGTAGACAGGAGACACCCGAGTCTGGTTAGGTGGCTTAAATCAATTTCCAAACGCTGGTTAGGTCTACAAATGGATCTATAACGGCAAAAAAGCAAGCATACAGAGGATGCAGAGGATGCAGGTCTTAAATTATTTTAGCGtcggaaaaagaaaatagatttcTTTGATGAAAGATGTTGCtagtctttcttcttttctagaattaaaaaattttagggattaaaatattttagggGCGTAGGGTGCGAGGAGTGATTGTTGTAATATTCGGAAAACATACAAAATTTGTATATATCTCTTAATTGACAAAATGACATAACACCTGTTGTAATTGAAAATTAGTTCTTGATTTGTTGCCCCACGCGAATATCCAATATTGTGTATGTCAATTGTGAGAGATGGGATATGCTCGTCTAGAAATAGATTCTACCACTTGAACGAGAATATTTTGTTGGtatccctttttattttattttaggccAGAAGAAAGGAAGCTCATTCCTTTTATAATataacacaaacacaaatacaaatatGGTAGAGTCAATTTGTTGGTCGATCGTAAGTATAGAATTTGGCAGAGGCcataagagtatttttttttttttttttttttttttttttttttttaattttttgtttttgacatgtccacacaagagggagaatggagattcgaattagtgacctccgcttcatgaagcgtggtCTCCAGTCGATTGAACTATCCCTTGGAGACAGAGGTCATAAGagctaaaaacaaaaagatgtCAGCATGTGATTAGAAAGTGAACCGTCGCACaagccaacaaaaataaaaagaaaaaaaagaaaaaaatttgtgcaAATCAAAACATTTGGGCTTAGCTTTTATTTCCATGAAACGTTCTGTAATTTCACTCActaatctatttttattttcatggtAAACAAGTTAGCAAGAACTTTACCATATTCAATAATCAAAAGAGAGTAAATCATCTATTCCTAAAATGAGCCactaataaatataataaaaataacatatttaaattagaaaataataataatgtatttAGCACAATATaaagttttatttcaaattgggTCGAAATATTTTTCTCCAATCAAGTCTGTAGAATTACCATTGTGCCCTTTGAGTATTTGTGTTTGGTtcgaataaaaaattgaataatattctattttttttttaaaaaaaattatattttattcaatttttttaattttttttttttaattttatctcgcAAAGTCAAATTTCGTAAttcatacaataaattaaaataatattcaaatttaacataaaccaaattaatatttttaaatgataCGTTTTGAAGTTGTAAATTCAAACCGACCTAAAATGTAAGACGCACCCCCGTAATCCGTCCATGTGTAAAGGTACCATGACAGCACGAGCcgaaaataaatgaatattcaATATTAAGAAGGAGCGCACGCAACTCAAGCGGTAGCTATTGGGCGAACGTGAGCGAGGAGATCGCGTGACTCTTCGCATCCTCCTCCTTCCATTTCTAGGCACGCaacacactgaaacaccagtctctccctctcactcgtTCGGATCCACGAGCCGCACAAGTCTCGGAGGCATCCAGGTACAACCACTTCCGATCTGAAGCTTCCGTTTCGAgtattctatttttctttctttttatgattatttgttCAGAATTGTCTGTATGTGTTTCTAGGGTTTAATGGTTAGACTGATTCATTCATTACTTGCATTATTTATGAAGGTCAGGTTTTTTCCTCGGTTAAATTGGGTTTAATTTAGGAATCAAAAGCAAGCAGTGCTGTGGGTATATTTTAGGCTTGTTGAAGATTTCGGACAATGATCTTGCTGATAATATTTTAGGTCTTTTTTACTTTTAGGAAGACTTTGTAATGGTTGTGTGcttcttttgaaattttgggtttTGCTGACTCAAATTGATAGATATTAATCTGGtaagaaaaaaatcacattttggCTTGGAGCTTGCCATATGTAGAAGTTGGCAAAGCAACTTTTCTTTGGGTACTACTTTCATCAGCTTAATAAAATCGTTTGGCTGGTAAAATGGTTGTTGATTTGATGTACCGTGATAAAGTAACCATTTTTCTGGGTCGTTGTTGGAAGTGTGGATTTTTCATCCTAAGGATCTATGATACACCTTGAAATTTGGCCcagattaaattattattattattttttttttgggggggggggggggggggggtgatgtTAATTTTGGATGCAAAAGAGTTCAGACGtgatttttctgttctttttaaTTGGAAACTATCACATATTATGTTACTTTTGTGTAATTGTTCGAATATTGTACCATTCGAGTCTTAGAAGCTCCTATAGGTGTCTTCAAGTATGTCTATTGCTTATGGGGTCCTTCTGCCATTACAACTGGGGGCCTTAAGAGATTATATATTTCATTCCGAAATGGATTGTTTTATTCTAATAATCAGTTGAAATAATGTTCCAATTGGTATTTCCAGCCTTGTAAAATGTTGACTGTTGAAGTccttctgtttttttatttgtttctcttgctctctctggGTTATATTATGTTTTGACATTCTAAAGATGTCAAGATCATTATTAGGTAGCCTTAATCTTATAACGTTGTCTGTTATTATTACTATCATGCTTTGGGTTATTCTAAGCTTCTTGCATAAACTTATAAAcaatcatatatttttatttatctctTAAGTTTGTTTTCCAATTATAACAAAAAGCTGAAATTATATTGCGAGGGGAAcaaccttttctttcttttggctaGAGGAAATTTTCTTGGCATGTTAGTTATTGGAATATAGAGGAATATGACTGCCAAGTCAATGATGCTTTTATGGACTTGATGCGAACTCAGATTATTTCACTTCTTTTCGTACAAAGCGGTTGATAGCTAGGTGGTTTACAGTCTTACAGAGAACACCTATTAATTATGACAATGAGCAGTGTTTGTTGTACAATAGAGACGTAGAAGACAATGGGGGCAGAGGAAGGATAGGAAAACCAAAGAAGAGATATATTGTTGCGCTTAGTTGAAAAAGTTGTTGCCTGACATGATTCTTGGCGCAACCTGAAACaattaaagaacaaaattataaggagcattaaactatatatactgcatcaaatttttcttgattgcTATATTGGCTTTAAAAAACTACAATAACAAtgagaaactaaaaaaaattagccagGCCACATCtagaattttgacaaaattataTGACTTGTCGTACCATTTTGAGTATGGCCATTGTTAAATCTGCTAACCAGGTGTTGTTAGCAAATACTCCTGGTGGATTGAATTTGGTATGTGATTAAGATGACgaaatctcttttctttatttttctttttaaagaatatttttccttttcctgtaACTCTCTTGTCTCTTCCCATCCTTCTCCCTATTTCTTGGCTTAGGCCAGGGGCGGAACTAGGATTTGTTATGTGGGGGGACGAATTTACGTGGACGTAGCTACGGTAATGACGAAGGATTGAACTTTCTTATCAAACTTGTGTTAAAATATTagctaaatgattaaatttattattttttatagctttaaacttttagaataattgataatttaacgCGAATTTTCTCTAATCCTTGAAAATTGATGGTATTTTTTTATCaccttttagtttttaagacAAATGGTAATTTGATCGACTTGATCCCCCTATCCTTGAAaaaataatggtatttttgtaCATGAGCCATGTataatttcatcccaatcccaTTAATGCATgttagattaaaaataaaataagataataaGTGTGAAAATTAATAATCATGAAATGATAGTGAGTTTGCGCACTACTTGTTTGCAAATTACTacttttcttattaaaaaaaatcacggAAATTAGGTTCAAAATTATGAAGTTAAAGAacattttttgtatttgttttttttcattctttttataaaactaagtctatcttctttttctttttctttttttttttaatatttttttttgagtttccCTAGGTTTTGCATATACCCAATAACCTATGAGTAATATCTTATGAGTTATGGGAATAGAAGAATAGAAGAGAAGGTAGGAGAAAAGACGTGGCAGGGGAGAAAAAACATTAGCAGACTCCCAAAAGTAATTCTTAGGTGGTAGGCCTGCAAAGTGCTGAGAGAGAAGACGAAAGACAGAACAATTCActccaaaagagaagaaaagacaaGTCAAGGGGGACAAATATTAACTATTGGAGGGATGATCCTTATTGAAACCCCCTAATAACAGGGGTTTAAAAaacttttggggggacaaaCGCTGAACATGCGTCCGCCCCTGGCGAAggctaaaccctaacccaaataTCTGTTAAAATCCAGTATACACATTCCTTCAAGATGTTATTTTTCTTGCACTAACTTTCAGTAATCAGTAAGAGTTGCACCCCTGGGAATGTGATGTCCTTGTATTTTTCACCGATAATCTTGATTATCTATGGCATGCACTATTCTATTTATGGTTCATGAGAAACAATGCCTACATGGATGAAATAGTTAGTTGTGTCTGGCTGTGTCTTATATTCCTTCAGTAAGTTTGTGCTGCACTTGTTTTATTTATGGCCAAGTTTTTGctaattggttttttattttgtaatttagtttGATCATGTTTCCTAGTCTTCGGAGCAGTTGCTATGCAGGTAAATAATGCATTTTAAACCACAGCCACTTGATTGATGGGCTCTGTTGGTGGAACCTCACTAAGGGATCAGGGACCTGTGCCCTGTGGGCAGTTTtatgatttattaattgctatCCAGTACATGGATTGGGGAGGGTTAGGGTGGAGTGGGGGTTTTTGGCAAGGTAAGGGTGCTGACCATGTGACcctaaagcatttaaatttctATATGAGTGACAACTTATAAATTTCACCTATCTGGTTGAAACTGACCCacttttccttttattgatAAGGATGTTTTTCTattacttacccaaaaaataaaaataaaaaagaagaaaaaaacaagggtGGTTTTGTGCTGAGGTAATTTGCTTGATGGAGCATACCTCTGGTATTGTTTAGGGTGGGGAATCTGATTATTTACCTTTTATAATCCAACAATACTCTCTGCCTTAGTAAATTCTGTAATGTGATTCTTATTGGATGTcattagcttcttcttcttcttttttatttttttcctcgtCTGTTATTTTACTTtctaatatttttatcttttaaaagtttaattgtCTTAATTAGCTTTGTTTAAATGGACTTTTCTTGTTGGGTCGGTGGTCAAAAGTCTTCTAGTTCCAAATCCTAGGAAACAAGGATAGTACTGAAACTAGTCGACATAGGTGAACAACCCCGCCTTCTCAATGTATTTCAAGTAACCTAGTAGGTGATGAGGTTAGCTTCTGCTACAACATATAATGGAAcaccttaaatttttattgtgATTGGGCCCATGTTCGTCCAACCGGTATAATAATGCTGATTATCAGTGACATGCAATATATTATTATGGCTGATGAGGAACAATGCGTACAGAGAAGAAATGGTTAGTTATGTCCAGCTGTGACCCTGAAGCATCTAAATTTTTATGTCAGTGACAACTTGAAAATTGCACCTATCTGATTGTAATTGACCCACTTTTCATTTTAACAACCAGGATGTTTTTGTTCCAAGGAAATTTGCTTATGGGCATATCCCTGATGTTGTTTATTAGGGTTTGACAAATCCGATTGTTTTTTCCCCCCTAAAATCTGACTGTATACCTTTTATGGTCCCAAAATACTCTTATCTTTTTCCTTAATAAACCCTTTAGTGTGGTTAGATGTTATTAAGGCTACGAACTGAGCTGCGCTAGTGCAAAAGCCATTGAGCATTAGTAACTAACAGGCAACGGATTGAGCTTCAGGAAGTCGTCGTGCATTAGAACAAGCAACAGATTGAGCTGCGCGAAATTCTGTAAAATGTTTCTTGTTGGATGTCATTAGCTTTTCTGTTATATAATCTTTttctatcattttattttatgatcttttatcttttaaaagttaaaatttcTTATTAGCTATATGAGATGGACTCCACTTGTTGTGTCAGATGTCGAAAGTCTTCTAGTTATAAATCCTAGGAAACAAGGATAGCTTTGAGTGctctttgtgggttttgggtttgagggttttAGGTCCTTGCGGGcttgttgggtttctttttggGGGCTGGTTTGGTTGTTCTTGTTGACAAAGTTGTGTATATGAAATGTCCTTAAAGTAGCCTAGTAGGTGCTGAAGTTAGCTTGTTTGCTACAAGTGAGGTCATTACCGTCTCATTAGTTGTAACTATGTTATGCATAATTTATCACCTCAAGATTTTATTGTGGTACAGTATAATAATCAATTAATTTGCGGTTATCTTAAAATGCCTTCGTGTTAAGTTGTCTAATATAATGAATACATCATTTAGATGCCGTTAGAAGTAAAATGTTGTTTTTAATGATGTCTGCAAATGTACTGCACATATTTTAGCATAATATattagctttttatttttgtgagtaTCTGATCTCTCTCTATCCCACTTGCGAATGAATCTCAGGTTTAATTTgcaaatggctaagtttagcaaGTTGCGACGTAAGACTAACTCCCGCCGTCACCAGGCTACCCCATATGCATTTTCATCTTGCTCTCGAAATGTTTTCAAAAATGTTCTCTTAAAGAAGAGGGGTTCAAGAGCATCAGAGAAGAAACATTGGAAAGACGCAACCTGCTCAGTTTGTTTGGAGTACCCTCACAATGCTGTTCTCCTCCTCTGTTCCTCTTATGACAAAGGTTGCCGGGCTTATATGTGTGCCACTGGCCATAGGTATTCCAATTGTCTTGAGCAATATAAGAAAGCCTACACAAAAGTAACCCCAATACAAAGCTCTCAACATTGGACTGAGGTAATGGAAAACTCTAGTTTAAGTTCTGGTCTGCAGCATCAGAATGAAAAGATGGAAGTGCCAGAGCTGTTATGCCCTCTCTGTCGTGGGCAGGTGAAGGGTTGGACTGTGGTTGAGCCGGCAAGAAAGTATCTGAATGCAAAGAAGAGAACCTGCATGCTGGATGATTGTTCTTTTGTTGGAAGTTATAAGGCACTCAGAAAGCATGTTAGGACAAAGCACCCATTGGCATGCCCACGGGCAGTGGATCCTATTCTTGAAGAAAAATGGAAGAGTTTTGAGCGTGAGAGGGAGCAAAATGATGTGATCAGCACAATTATATCATCGACACCTGGGGCTGTGGTGCTGGGGGATTATGTGATAGAACCTAACTTTAGTGGTAGTTACAGTGATTACGATTCTGATTTGGATGACTCCTTAGATGGTGCTCTCTTCCGTCTTGCATCATTTAATCGTGGACAGAATCGTGGCATTTACTCACGTGGTAGTCACCGTGACTTGTTCAATGTTGATTTTGGGAGGCGTAGTGGTTTTGGTTTTCGTCCTGTTGCTTCATATGGACAAGGTTTACTGGTTGGACCTGGACGTTCAAGGAGGCAATGGAGGCATAGAAGAACAACCCTTCTGTGACAAAATAATAGAGAAGTGGGGAAGGACTGAGATTCAGCTCTTCTATCTATGGTTGTGTTTCTGTATATTCATGATGTGTTATGGGACTATGGTTTGGTAAATTGTCATCATATCACTGACACAGCGAAGCAGTTGACCTCACCATTTGGATTAGTAGCAGTGGTTTCACTACATTGTTAGGGGGTTTGTGGGGGCGCATTGCCTCTGGATATTTCGTAgtctagaaaagaaaaacattttttactttGTACCCTTGTAGGTTGCATGGATTTGGTATCATTTATTTGGCCATTTGATAGGGTGATAATGGTTCAAAAACTTCACCTCAAAtgttttatgtttatatttgatGTCTCCTCCTTGTTTCCACGATTATCGTTATATTTGGTTCAAGTTGCACTGTACGTTGCAGTAGTAAAAATGTGCTTTGATTTGCATTGTTGATGACATGGTGCGTGTTTAGCAATGTATCTCACCTCTCTACTTCACTACCTCCATTTACTCACTTTCTCTAGTGAAAGCTTATAGAACCAGTGTTCAGCAATTGTCTAGCGACGATCcaacagattttttttcttctcattttggCCGTCTGATCGGCCGGTTAATTTCTTATGACCTTGACAAGCATTCCTCAGACCCCCCCTGAAGATTAGGGAGACAAATAAAATGGATAGGCCAGCAATAATATTTGTACACTCACATTGGTTTTTATCTCACACCAAATATGAGTttgtgtacaaataacacatcttaaaacaataatcaattacAAAAGATGCAATAATCCCGGAATATAGCTTGGGAGTAGACCTTATTTAGCTGACGTTTGATATTGATGATTATAATCCAAATCATTTATAAACCGATATGATAGTTTATAATTGgtgaaattatttaaaaaagaaaaaaaaagaaaagaaagcatatTAGTCCATAATTGGTTAAATAATAAAGagaatttttctcttaattatttaacCAAGTATGGACTACCATTTAAGTTAGTAAATACCTCTTTAAttagtaaaagttgtaatattccaaatcatttttcttgtaATCCTACACATCGGAGAAAATAACGGATGTTTCATAATTGTCCGCAACAAACGTAACACAAAAGGTGGATCGAAGACGAAAGACCCAGAATTCAAGTATGCATATATCTTCATCTGGAACACACATCTTAATCTGCTAGAATCATAATGCCACCAAACACGTACATAATCAACGTAGATCGGAGGGCGACGTACTCTTGATCACAATCATCACCTTAGGATCCTTACCAACGTCATCCTTTTTACATGATAATTCTTTCA contains the following coding sequences:
- the LOC133854192 gene encoding uncharacterized protein LOC133854192, which produces MAKFSKLRRKTNSRRHQATPYAFSSCSRNVFKNVLLKKRGSRASEKKHWKDATCSVCLEYPHNAVLLLCSSYDKGCRAYMCATGHRYSNCLEQYKKAYTKVTPIQSSQHWTEVMENSSLSSGLQHQNEKMEVPELLCPLCRGQVKGWTVVEPARKYLNAKKRTCMLDDCSFVGSYKALRKHVRTKHPLACPRAVDPILEEKWKSFEREREQNDVISTIISSTPGAVVLGDYVIEPNFSGSYSDYDSDLDDSLDGALFRLASFNRGQNRGIYSRGSHRDLFNVDFGRRSGFGFRPVASYGQGLLVGPGRSRRQWRHRRTTLL